A portion of the Paenibacillus hamazuiensis genome contains these proteins:
- a CDS encoding DUF4260 domain-containing protein, with protein sequence MNKILIKLENLVVFIICIFVFYRFDFSWVLFIILIFAPDISMVGYLKGNVVGARTYNLFHTYLLSTPVLLLGLVVHMDLLTEIGLIWTAHIGIDRFLGYGVKYDSGFKDTHINRL encoded by the coding sequence ATGAACAAGATACTGATCAAATTGGAGAATTTGGTGGTTTTCATTATTTGTATTTTTGTGTTTTATCGATTCGATTTCAGTTGGGTGTTGTTTATCATATTGATCTTTGCCCCTGACATATCCATGGTCGGGTATTTGAAAGGGAATGTGGTAGGTGCAAGAACTTACAATCTTTTTCACACTTATTTGCTCAGTACGCCTGTCCTGTTGTTGGGACTTGTTGTACATATGGATCTCTTAACAGAAATCGGATTGATTTGGACGGCACATATCGGAATCGATCGTTTCTTGGGGTATGGGGTAAAGTATGATAGCGGCTTTAAAGATACGCACATCAACCGGCTTTAG
- a CDS encoding alpha/beta fold hydrolase encodes MDYDIFNLGDVTLQSGVTLPSAFLAYKTYGRLNEKKDNVIVYPTAFGDQHVQNEWLIGNGMALDPQKYFIIVPNLLGNGLSSSPSNTPPPFDRANFPQVTIYDNVKFQYRLVTEKFGIQKIALVVGWSMGGIQSFQWGASYPDMVERIAPFAGVAKTWPQTYVVLEGMKAPLMAAVRFDSSKLNQLTSADMRAVGRVYAGWGVSQAFYREELYRELGFDSLTDFMAGVWEDSFMKMDPHNVLAMLWTGQNADISANPSYNGDFDKALKSIKALACVMPGSTDLFCPADDNEYEAKLIPNAIFNPIESIWGHFAGRGINSADNKFIDDNLKRLLALSINR; translated from the coding sequence ATGGATTATGATATTTTCAATTTGGGTGACGTAACATTGCAATCAGGAGTGACGTTACCGAGCGCTTTTCTTGCTTATAAGACTTATGGAAGATTGAATGAAAAGAAAGATAATGTCATCGTCTATCCAACTGCTTTTGGCGACCAGCATGTTCAGAATGAATGGCTGATTGGAAACGGCATGGCACTGGATCCGCAAAAATATTTCATTATCGTTCCAAATTTGCTGGGCAACGGATTATCTTCCTCTCCCAGTAACACACCTCCTCCATTCGACCGGGCCAATTTTCCGCAGGTAACCATCTATGACAACGTTAAATTCCAGTATCGATTGGTGACCGAAAAATTCGGCATTCAAAAGATCGCTCTCGTCGTTGGATGGTCAATGGGAGGCATTCAATCATTCCAATGGGGGGCAAGTTATCCAGACATGGTGGAACGAATTGCACCTTTCGCCGGAGTCGCCAAAACTTGGCCCCAAACGTATGTGGTCCTGGAGGGAATGAAAGCTCCGCTCATGGCTGCTGTCCGCTTCGATTCAAGTAAACTAAACCAGTTGACTTCTGCTGACATGCGCGCGGTTGGCCGTGTCTATGCAGGATGGGGCGTATCGCAGGCGTTTTACAGAGAGGAACTTTATCGTGAGCTGGGATTTGACTCGTTGACTGATTTTATGGCCGGCGTCTGGGAAGATAGCTTTATGAAGATGGATCCGCACAATGTCCTGGCCATGTTATGGACTGGCCAAAATGCAGATATTAGCGCAAACCCCTCCTATAACGGGGATTTCGATAAAGCGCTCAAAAGCATTAAAGCGCTTGCCTGCGTCATGCCAGGGAGCACAGACCTCTTCTGCCCGGCGGACGATAACGAATACGAGGCTAAGCTTATACCTAATGCTATTTTTAATCCAATAGAGTCGATCTGGGGCCATTTTGCCGGTCGCGGCATCAACAGTGCCGATAATAAATTTATCGATGACAATCTAAAACGCTTGTTGGCGCTTAGTATAAACAGATAG
- a CDS encoding MarR family winged helix-turn-helix transcriptional regulator produces the protein MDYNDEKLKKAIEVLQSFLAISKTTTKFTQQNAESLGINLQQMSIVNTLSFFPGLTLKSITERLSSSKSTVSVSIDGLVNLGLVERTVSVEDRREIKLMLTPKGEEISKKSRENAYSYRAMALALEKLTENDVENLLRLHKELLSYLQEVQFT, from the coding sequence GTGGATTATAACGATGAAAAACTCAAAAAAGCCATTGAGGTTTTACAGTCGTTTTTAGCAATAAGTAAAACTACAACCAAATTTACTCAACAAAATGCAGAAAGTCTAGGTATTAATTTACAACAAATGTCAATCGTAAACACTTTATCGTTTTTTCCTGGACTGACTCTAAAAAGCATTACTGAAAGACTTTCCTCCTCTAAAAGCACAGTAAGTGTCAGTATTGATGGACTTGTAAACTTGGGATTAGTGGAACGTACCGTTTCAGTGGAAGATAGAAGAGAAATAAAATTAATGTTAACTCCCAAAGGAGAAGAAATATCAAAGAAATCAAGAGAAAATGCTTATTCCTATCGAGCAATGGCTTTAGCTCTGGAGAAGTTGACTGAGAATGATGTTGAAAATTTACTTAGGTTACACAAAGAATTATTATCCTATCTGCAAGAAGTTCAATTTACCTAA
- a CDS encoding peroxiredoxin-like family protein, which translates to MTLKEQLEQQKTGFMTRVPAEIQEEILRLVKEQQQSGIDFGLKEGAQAPNFTLTNPLGEQISLYDELAQGPVVLIFYRGSWCPFCNIQLRAYQQFLPEIDKLGCRLIAISPQSPDNSLSQKEKEGLTFQVLSDPNGHVEESYNLLYELPDYLQHTYKKLGRDFAEFNNTDRWILPVPATFIIDKEGVVRLAYVDPDFMKRMEPGEIIDQLKKI; encoded by the coding sequence ATGACGCTTAAAGAGCAATTGGAGCAGCAAAAAACGGGTTTTATGACAAGAGTGCCAGCAGAGATTCAGGAGGAAATACTACGGCTCGTTAAGGAGCAGCAGCAATCCGGCATCGATTTCGGTCTGAAAGAAGGGGCCCAAGCTCCGAATTTTACGTTGACCAATCCGCTCGGCGAGCAAATCAGCCTGTATGACGAGCTTGCCCAAGGGCCGGTTGTCCTGATCTTCTACCGCGGCAGTTGGTGCCCTTTCTGCAATATCCAGCTCAGGGCTTACCAGCAGTTCCTGCCGGAGATAGATAAACTTGGCTGCCGGCTGATCGCAATCTCTCCGCAAAGTCCCGACAACTCGCTGTCCCAGAAGGAGAAAGAGGGGCTGACCTTTCAGGTGCTGAGCGATCCAAACGGCCATGTCGAGGAAAGCTACAATCTTTTGTATGAATTGCCCGATTATCTTCAGCACACATATAAAAAGCTTGGACGGGATTTCGCCGAGTTCAATAACACCGACCGCTGGATACTGCCGGTTCCGGCGACGTTTATCATCGACAAGGAGGGGGTCGTCCGCCTCGCCTACGTCGATCCGGACTTCATGAAGCGGATGGAGCCCGGGGAAATCATCGATCAATTGAAGAAAATCTGA
- a CDS encoding LysR family transcriptional regulator codes for MELRQLNTFCIVASTLNFSRAAEVLNYVPSNVTMQIKALEDELGVRLFDRLGKQLVLTTEGKRFLTHIQSVLNKLDEARSVVHDNENLSGTLTISANEVSCAYRLPVVFQLFRSRHPGVRLVFRSVPNQELKQTLFEGTADVVFMLDEPIRSSGLTVEPLLEETFRLFAAPDHPLAKRTVLQLEDFHGEVFLTNEKGCPYRTMFDRSFEKEGIDSITYFEFQSAEAIKQCAITGIGIAFLPEVVAEAEVERGELVALPWQIPDLHVYTQMLWHKDKWLSPIMMSFIEVAREVFASEEENKTV; via the coding sequence ATGGAATTGCGCCAACTGAATACGTTCTGCATAGTTGCATCAACTTTAAATTTCAGTCGGGCTGCGGAAGTGCTGAACTACGTCCCCTCCAACGTCACGATGCAAATAAAAGCATTGGAGGATGAGCTTGGTGTTCGTCTCTTTGACCGTTTGGGCAAGCAGCTCGTTCTCACAACTGAGGGTAAACGCTTTTTAACTCATATCCAAAGCGTTTTAAACAAATTGGACGAAGCTCGCAGCGTCGTTCACGACAATGAAAATCTAAGCGGCACCCTAACGATAAGTGCCAACGAGGTTTCTTGCGCCTATCGGCTTCCAGTTGTCTTTCAGCTATTTCGTTCGCGCCATCCGGGAGTTCGTCTCGTCTTCCGCTCTGTACCAAATCAAGAGCTCAAGCAAACGCTCTTTGAGGGAACCGCGGATGTCGTCTTTATGTTGGACGAACCCATTCGCTCAAGCGGACTTACAGTGGAACCATTGCTGGAAGAAACTTTCCGCCTTTTCGCCGCTCCTGACCATCCACTCGCGAAACGAACTGTGCTACAGCTGGAAGATTTTCACGGAGAAGTGTTCCTGACGAATGAAAAGGGCTGTCCCTATCGGACCATGTTTGACCGGTCATTTGAGAAAGAGGGCATTGATAGTATTACGTATTTTGAGTTTCAAAGTGCCGAAGCCATTAAACAATGTGCGATTACGGGAATCGGTATTGCCTTTCTTCCTGAAGTAGTAGCGGAAGCCGAAGTTGAACGGGGCGAACTTGTTGCCCTTCCATGGCAAATTCCGGACTTGCACGTGTATACACAGATGTTATGGCATAAAGATAAGTGGCTCTCACCAATCATGATGTCTTTCATAGAAGTAGCAAGGGAAGTTTTTGCTTCAGAGGAGGAGAATAAAACCGTTTAG
- a CDS encoding SDR family oxidoreductase, which produces MRVFVTGATGFIGTAVVRELLEAGHRVVGLARSDKSAAALTAAGADVHRGSLDDLDSLRDGATAADGVIHLAFGHDFSDYAGAVAADLRAVEAMGAVLEGTGKPFVITSGTMMLSFALPPGQLGTEEDVVDDSVPRGAAENAAIALADRGVRSSVVRLAPSVHGETMAGFVSMLIAIARDKGVSACVGDGSNRWPAVHRLDAARLFRLALESAPAGSLLHGVGEEGVPLRDIAGVIGRHLNLPVISISREEADAHFGFFGAAVSTDNPTSNALTRKRVGWEPVHLGLIADLEQGQYFNN; this is translated from the coding sequence ATGCGTGTTTTTGTTACGGGAGCAACAGGTTTCATCGGAACTGCGGTTGTCCGCGAACTCCTTGAAGCCGGACATCGGGTCGTCGGCCTTGCCCGCTCAGACAAGTCTGCAGCCGCGTTGACGGCCGCTGGAGCCGATGTGCATCGTGGCTCCCTCGACGATCTCGACAGCCTGCGAGATGGTGCCACCGCTGCGGATGGCGTCATTCATCTGGCCTTCGGACATGATTTTTCAGACTATGCCGGTGCGGTGGCAGCAGATTTGCGCGCCGTGGAGGCGATGGGGGCGGTGCTTGAGGGCACCGGCAAGCCGTTTGTGATCACTTCGGGAACCATGATGCTCTCATTCGCGCTTCCACCGGGGCAGCTCGGGACGGAGGAGGATGTGGTCGACGATTCGGTGCCTCGGGGTGCAGCGGAGAACGCGGCTATTGCACTGGCTGATCGCGGGGTGCGCTCATCGGTCGTCCGTCTCGCACCTTCCGTGCACGGCGAGACGATGGCTGGCTTCGTTTCGATGCTGATCGCCATTGCTCGCGATAAAGGGGTCTCAGCCTGCGTAGGAGACGGCTCTAACCGTTGGCCGGCCGTACATCGCCTCGATGCGGCGCGCCTGTTCCGATTGGCGCTGGAATCCGCCCCGGCGGGATCGCTGCTCCACGGGGTCGGCGAAGAGGGGGTGCCACTTCGTGACATCGCGGGCGTCATCGGTCGCCACTTGAACCTGCCGGTGATCAGCATTTCCCGTGAAGAAGCAGACGCCCATTTCGGCTTCTTCGGTGCCGCCGTGTCGACCGACAACCCGACGTCAAACGCACTGACCCGAAAACGCGTAGGATGGGAACCTGTACACCTCGGGCTAATCGCGGATCTTGAACAGGGTCAATACTTCAACAACTAA
- a CDS encoding TetR/AcrR family transcriptional regulator, with the protein MKKGDKTREHIIMKSAQLFNQQGYAGSSLNDIISATGIKKGGIYRHFGSKDEIALEAFHYAASIVGRSFSEAIGKEESAAGRLLAFFRVYEDVVNNPPFIGGCPLQNTAVESDDTHPALRERAQRGLHDALGMMKQIIYEGIQTGEFKGNLDVDALASFAFSLLEGGIMLSKLDGDNRYMKMNIVSFSTYLQQFCLKRE; encoded by the coding sequence ATGAAAAAAGGAGATAAAACACGCGAACATATCATAATGAAATCCGCGCAACTTTTTAACCAACAAGGTTACGCCGGATCGTCGTTAAACGATATTATCTCCGCCACCGGGATCAAAAAGGGAGGAATCTATCGCCACTTTGGCAGCAAAGACGAAATTGCCCTCGAAGCCTTTCATTATGCCGCAAGTATTGTTGGCAGGAGTTTTTCCGAAGCGATTGGTAAAGAGGAATCCGCAGCAGGCCGACTGCTGGCATTCTTCCGTGTTTATGAGGATGTTGTGAACAATCCCCCGTTCATAGGCGGATGCCCCTTACAAAACACAGCCGTAGAAAGTGACGATACGCATCCCGCATTGCGCGAAAGAGCCCAACGTGGTCTACACGATGCCTTGGGCATGATGAAGCAGATCATTTATGAAGGGATACAAACAGGGGAATTCAAAGGAAACCTGGACGTGGATGCATTGGCTTCATTTGCCTTTTCGTTATTGGAAGGTGGCATTATGTTGAGCAAGCTGGACGGAGACAACAGGTACATGAAAATGAATATAGTCAGTTTCTCTACTTACCTGCAGCAATTTTGCTTAAAGCGTGAGTAA
- a CDS encoding CBS domain-containing protein encodes MDIKSFLYPKNEVSYLLTSSNMKEAMDKLEASNYTAIPILDDNGLYYGTLSEGDLLWKLKATPGLSFETMHEIPILSIKRRMKVECVEIGADLDDMLSLAADQNFVPVVDADRVFLGIIRRKDIIEYYTRNITD; translated from the coding sequence ATGGATATCAAATCATTTCTATACCCCAAGAACGAGGTATCTTATCTCCTTACATCCTCTAATATGAAAGAAGCCATGGATAAATTGGAAGCGAGCAACTATACTGCCATTCCGATCTTAGATGACAATGGCTTATACTACGGAACGCTATCCGAGGGTGATTTGTTATGGAAGCTTAAAGCCACACCCGGCCTCAGCTTCGAGACGATGCACGAAATACCTATCCTTTCCATAAAAAGACGGATGAAAGTCGAATGCGTCGAGATCGGCGCCGATTTGGACGATATGTTGTCTCTGGCAGCCGACCAGAACTTCGTTCCGGTCGTAGACGCCGACCGCGTCTTCCTCGGAATTATTCGCCGCAAAGATATAATCGAATACTATACCCGGAATATTACTGATTAG